One Falco peregrinus isolate bFalPer1 chromosome 10, bFalPer1.pri, whole genome shotgun sequence genomic window, aaaaaaaaaagatctcctgcatttatttctgttgatgtGTTACCATCAAGATATTTTTGAGTGCATTCAGTGCAACATTATCAAGAAAAGTAATATCATCTCCTAGTGATGTCCCAACAAGAATGTCAGAAGAAGAATAGGTTGTACAGAGATGAAGCTGGAAAAGACTTCAGACTCACAGAAGTTTGTCAGATATAAGACAAAATAATTCATGCAATATGCCAGAAACAAGCTTGGGGCCTCGCAGAGGCTTCATTTCAGAATCCTTTAAGATAGCGAGGCCAAAGCTCTCAGTGAAATGAATCTGTTGCATCCTACAGACTACACTGTTATCCTATAGTAACATAACTGATCTCCTCTGGCAAATGAAGTACCTGGAAAACAATTCAAATATTGTGTGGCAGCAGCATCGCCTTGATGTAAGTGACCAGGATACTGTTCTTTATTTACTCATGAGATATTTACTGCAAGAAGGTGAAGTACAAAGTCCATGCAGTAGCACATGATAGTCCCTTTCTAAAAGAAGGTCCGAAGCAACACCTGTAATGTCCATTGGTATGCTTAACAAATCCCAAAGGTAGGTAGCAACTTCATTTTAAATGGAGAACAGACGTTCCCTGTCTGGTAAACGACCTGCCAACAGCCTTATATTGATAATAGGCACAAACAAGCAAACCTTCCTGTTCTTCAGGGAAGTGCTTCTGGCTACTCCCTCTTTGACTCACAGAACCTAACTATTGGCTTACTTATACCTGCTTGTAAGTATAAGTTCAAGACATTGCCCCCTTTTTGCCTGAGACCACCGAGTACAGAGGGATGTGGTAGGGAACAGGGATTTTTCCCTTGATATAACTTTGGCCTTTGCCTTTTAACATTTAATTGGACCATTCTGAAAAGAGTTTGGACACAGCATCTCTGTAACCCTCCCAGTAATTCACTGAGGACAGCTACTAACTGAAGAAACAGGAGGCACTgtcaaaaaaaatcatgctagATATGAAAACAAATACCGTACTGATAACATCTCTTACTTCCTTTTTAGCCTTGTTCAGGGATGTTAAGAGCAGTTAGTAAATACCTCTGCCTTACAATGGTCAGTGTTTACCTGATAGCCTGGAGATAAATATTTCCTTGCAGGACAGCCTATGCAGACACATTTATGTCACTGCTCATGTGCAGAGGCTCAGTAGCCTCCTGTGGTTAAAACCACCCTGATGCAGACAGTCTGTCCTTGCGTGCACATCTGTCTGCAGGCAGCTTTCGGTCTCCCTGGGTCCTCTATATCACCACCCACTACGGAACTGTAGATACGCAAGCAAGTTCTCAGTTACCATGATCATATGCAGCCCTGTACAAATAATTCATGAGCTGTTTATAAGTAATCAAAGTTGTATgcattatttaataaaacaaaatcatcaagatgtcccagaaaaaaatccaaaccaacaAATGAGCCGAAGTCAGGATGTCCAGGGACCAGATTAAGCACTTAAACCTCTAAATCATCAACACAGATAAATAGAGAGTAACAATTAATTATTCATCTTGCTTTGCACCCATGGTTTCTTCTTTGCAGTGGAACTCAAGTATGTATGAAGAACACATGGCTCCCTCAAACACGTAATGTTCATGTTGTCTTTACAAACAACAGCTCTTTAACTTTAATCAATCTTTGCACATCCCAAATCACTTAAAATTATGGAGGCATCACTGAACTATGGCAGTGTGCTTCCAAATAATCtgactttgaaaaattaaaccagATTAGATGAGTTCTCACTGCTTCAAAGCCTTTTCCTATGAAAATcacttctaaatattttcacagcacaTGTCTAAACAAAACAGATGTCTCTGTCTAACACAGTATTCTAGTTTAAAGAGCAACTGGTGACTTGCAAATAGCTTGTTGCATATGGAACCTTAATAACACTGGCATATCTTAAGGCACTTTTTTGTAATATTCCATTGAGCCCATCTAATCAATAGTAAAGTACAAAATTTCAGAATGCAGGCATGTAGCAGGTGAACTTTGTCAAGACAaaactgcagtattttcagCCCATTTGATAAAACCAAGCAATACTTCTGGTTTGAAAGTACCAATCAGAAAGGGACAAGAATTCAAAGTTCtagaggggattttttttttttttggtaacacagacatacacagacacagaaaacaaacccacagtAATTCAGTCTCATCTGGTTTAACCTCAACCACGAGACCCtgctgtctgttttctttcttaaaggaCTCACGTCACTGTGCCCTGCAAAAAGGGAACTTCCACCATTTGTGGTGAGGATACATGATAAACAGCTCTGTTCACACCAACTAGCAGGGCTGCCTGCGTCAATAAAAGGCGGTAGCAGAGTCAGTGAACTGTCATTTGGTGCTTGGAGGATTATCGTTTCAAAAGTCGCTTCATGTTAAAGTAAGatgccaggattttttttcccccacagcaACATGACTGAATTAAATGGAAAAGACGACTGCAAGCTGGCAGAAGGCAAAATccataaaaagaagcaaaaggctTTGTAAGTATATACATCTTAGTATAAACTCAAACGTATTAGAAGTGAACATAGCACTAGAATCTTGGAGATTAAGAATTAGCACCGTGTTTCAGGCTAAATGACTGTACAGCCTTCTCAAAGCCCAGGACTACAGCATCATTAAAAATGGCTTGCGCTGATGCACACCAATGAATTGATTCCCTTATCAATCAGGAGTAGATTTCAGATACACTTTGAGCCTCagtcttttcaaaaaaattacttggatATGTAACTCCCCAGACTTCAGTCATAGGATGGAGCTGTCTGCCTCTGTTCAAAAGTTTTAAGAAATTTAAGTAGAATTGAAATGCAACTACAATTTTAATGgattacaaaaatgtttgttcATTGGTTTCAGTGGTGCAGATCTCAAAAATTATCTGAAGTGCATGGTACCACGTATCGAATCTGGGATCAAGACTTCTAACTCCAGAAACTTCATGTAAGTACCAAGATACACTAAACTATAACAAAATATAACTATACTAGATAAGGATATGGTAAGCTATTTAGTTAATTTCTAAGCTACTTCTAGAGCAGTAAATACTATAACAATGCCTACAATTTCCAAAATgcaaaagatgtaaaaaatagGAAGTAGAAACTATTTGTGGACTTAAGGATTATTTTACATGATAAGTTTGCATCAAACAATGAGGGACAAGACACCTCCGTTAAATCTATTTTCTTCAGAGGGACATTATATCCATTCCCTAAAGATTTGCAAGAAATGGTGCTTCACACTCAAGTGAAGAGCAGGTGTATTACTATTCTTATTTCAGGAATATGGAAACAGAAGTACAGATACAAAATTAATGGTCAGAGTTAcagtaaaagcttttctttctggcaaCAGAATTCAGGATAACATCATAGCTCCTTGGTTTCCCGTCTCTCTAATGATTTTTCTCAATGTTGACTTGCCTCCAGGGTCTCAGATTACGTGAAAATCATAAATTTAATAAATACCTGGCACATATTCCTAGAACAGAATAACAAATTATGCAATCTGTCTCctttaaacatgcaaaaaaccccacatgttTTCTTGcctaaagccttttttttttcttatcatcTTAGGCTTTCTGCAGAGGAAGTAATACAGTGGTCCCAGTCTTTGGAAAAGCTTTTGGCCAGCCAAAGTAAGTCTGTTACTCCAGGATGACTTTTTTCTTACTCTGTGGACAAACTCTTATCCGATTTTGCCAAACAGGCAAAGCCATAGCATTCTGCAAACACTGCCAGAGACTGACCAGTTGCATTTCAATTATTTACAGCTCCAGTGTAACAAGGCCACTGTTACAGTTTGTTaaagtctgggttttttcttccatttcctacTCCCAGTATAGTAAATAAACCTCAAATAGCTCCGCTCAGTGTTttttgaccagtcttctgtcCTTTTATAACATACTGGTTTGATTTAGAATTTTCCCTCCACTTGTACCCTAATACAATGCACTGAGGGAGGACTAGAATCCATTCATGTATTTTGGTACCCAGGGTCTAGATCTAAAAGCAGTGAACATAATTAGGAAAACTCCCATCACCCTTAATATTAGAGTATCTATGGTATGCTGAAGGAGGGAATAACAGTGTATTTTGGCAAGATTTTAATACAACTCTTGTTGATTATTTTATCCTCCCTGGTCACAAATATCATTGTATAAATGATGATGTGTTTGCGTTGGCTTTAGGTGGTCAAGGTGTCTTCCGGGAGTTCCTGAAGTCAGAGTTCAGCGAGGAAAACATTGAGTTCTGGTTGGCTTGTGAGGATTACAAGAAAACCAAGTCTGATCACTTACAAGGCAAAGCAGAGAGGATTTATGAGGAGTTTGTTCAGTCAGATGCTATTAAACAGGTACGTACAAAATTAGTATCTGTGTAGTGTTAGAGCGCAAGGATTctggaaaatcagaaaatagaTGAGATGCTTACACGTTCATTCAGTTGCATGGGATGAAGCCACAGACACAGGGTTTTTACAAGTGTACTTGCATCATTATTGTCTTCAGCCACGAGAGTGGAGTCACACGACACAGGCCAGTACATGGGAGCACCACTAGCAGAAGCTCAGCAGAggcaccagcagctcagcacacGTTGCTGTTCACCAAGCCAGCCCAGATGGAATTACTGCTGGTGTTTGGAATCAGATACTTAGAGCTTTGCTAGTAGGACAGCTGTGgaatatttcttgtttttttaaaatacattctggAGAATTAGAAGTAGTGTGTATTGATCATATTTCAAACTGGAGACTCATTACACACAAGATTTATCCTAGGTTTTAATTGGAGTTTGTTCCTCTACTTACTCCATTATTGAGTTGTATTACCTCTGACTCCATAAGAAACCACATTTCTATAGTGAGCAACAATTTTTGTGCATAACTGGGatgtaaatgttaaaattatCTCATTTTGCAATTTTGATATTGGACTCACACTGAGTTTTAAGGCTGTGAATTTGTTCATTGACAGAACAAAGTGATAGATGTAGAAAGAGAGTACATTTTAAAGATGTCAATGgcatttgtttttcactttccaGATAAATATTGACTATCAGATGAGGGAAGCAACAGCCAAAAGGGCTCAAGACCCAACTCACACAAGTTTTGATGAAGCCCAGAAAACTGTGTACATCCTCATGGAAAGGGATTCATATCCCAGGTTTTTGAAATCCAAAGCCTACCTGAACCTTTTGAACCAGCTGCAAACCAACACCTCAAAATGAAGTGCTTGAGGCAGTGAAGAGCCAAGTAGACTCTGTGTCAAATATCCCGCGGAGAAATCCTTCAAGGTGGTTGGATCTTGGCAAGGAGTACCCTGGCCTTGGGAGGAGGGGTACAAGCAAGATGCAAACAGCTCCACAGCCAAGAGACCGCAGGATAGAAGCTGGCAAGACTGTTACAAGGGtgagagcagcacagggagaaaatCCTCTCTTCCCATATGTTATGGAGTCAAGACAGCATATGGatattatttattgtttgaaCTATGCTGTGAACATTGAACCAAGTCTTAGATCCCAAAGAACTGTTGAATGTTAGGAAGTGCAAGACTAGCAAGCTAAGCGTTGGGGAAAGGTTACCAAGTTCAGAAGAACAAGGATGACTGGCAATTTTGTGCCTAACAAGAAAATGCCCAGATAAGACTGActaatggctttttttctagTCTGTGAAGTGTTAATAAGTGTGAGTGCAGTTCCATGATGCTATTGTGCTATGTAAATATATTATAAATTGTCATGTCttaaaactgatatttttttaagttatataAGAATTATATAAGCTGTATTTTACTAAGTCTGTATTCAACAGGCAGGTATGTAgcatcttttctgtttaatttattgcaaaaCAATAAGCAACTCTTCaattaaattacttaaaaataaatttttgtggttattttacattttaagtgATCTTTCCATTGAAATCACTGAAATATTGAAACACATTGTTCCCTTCTGTCCCACTatgccactgcttcccatcatCTTAGCCAAATACTCATTTTCCCCATGctatcttttctctttttcatccaTTTTACGCAACCGTAATCTTAGTTATCCGAGGTGGGTGATCCTGACTCACATAGACTCATCCTCATGACtcccaaaaagaaaaggaaaaaaagagaagcaagtcTAAATTTCCTTCCTATTTCGCATAATCCCCCAGCTACCAGCACCCAAGATACATCTCAGATATAGAAAACTTTTAATCACTGACATACAGTTCAATCCATTTCTATACTGATGACATGTTGAGCACAGCAGATTACCTATGCTTGCTTGCATAGAGAGCCAGCAACTGGTGAGACTCACTAGTAGTTGCTTTCCTTGTGATATTAGTACTACTCAACCTAATCTTGGCAAGTTCCAGACTCTAATTTACAATACCAATACTAGCATCAAAGGTCATTAAACTTCACTGCAAATGTCGTGTTGTATTTACTCTAAAATATACAGTATCATGAGTAGTCTATACCACAGTGGGCTGTGatgagaaataaagcaaatgaagaaaagttgCAATTATGCACAGGCACTACCACGTCTAAAGTATTTAAGACCTTGTGACTTTAGAGCTCATAGTAGAAATAAATCAAAGCATGCCCTCATCTTAATGAGTTACCATCATGAGACAGCTATCACACAGGTGGCAATACAAGATTTTATCTCACCCTTGcagattttccattttccagaaTCACATGAGCTTAGTCAGGCACACTCCATTATTCCATACCAAATGGAGAAGCTATAAACCCACAGACGTACGTCATCTCATGGGGAGAGCAAACTATGTTCATGCTGCCACCCTTCGGGGACCTTAGGACCtccaagagagaaaaaaaatcttcagtgttACAAGCAAAGCTCTGCTGGAAGGAGCATAGCTAAGTGGCAGTTGCTACTCGCTTCCACCATCACTTGCTGTTGCAGCTGGAAGCCACTGCAAATCACACCTTGCTACTTTCAAGGCCAGTAAATGCAGAAGACTATAATCTGGTCTCGCAGTATGATGCATACCTGAGGGAGTCTCTGATTGCAAAACTTGAATGCTCCTGAAACATTGTAAGCCCATCTCCAGTTGGCACTCTCTTACATGAATTAAGTTTCGAGGATCAGTAGGAATAAATCTAATTCCTGTGAAGTAGGAATAACAGCTATGCCTCCCACACAAGGGGCATCCTCCTGTTTGTTCTGACACAGCTAACATGGACCAAATGTCACTGTTTACATAGCTTTAACCTTGCAGAAGACAAAAGGTAACTATGAAATATCAGCTACCCTGCCTTCAAGTAACGTTTTTCTTTTGACTGTAATTAGTATGGGCCCACTCTTCATTTCCTCCCTCTGCTGTTTCACAATTTTGGATGATTTAGCCAAACCACTGTATGAAATTTCTGACTAAAATCATATTTCATAGTATGTCtatttaggcttttttttttttttttaatggcttgtTACTGTCAGAGTAGACTGTCAGAAGCCATTTGACCTGCTGTAAGCGAGAGTGCTGTGTTTTATAATGAGCAGATACAGGTTTCCAACTCAACATAGGTCTCAGAGACAGGTGTCACAAAAAGAAGGCAGTCTCTAGAGTCGTGACACGGTTttgggtgctgcagcagccactgctcaCTTCAAGAGACAGCCCATGTCACTGCCCATGCCCACTGCCCTGTGACTTTGCATCAGGCAGAACAAATCTTTTCACAAAGACTGAGTGCAATCATTACAGCTGCCTggcaccctgccctgcaccctgACCTCCTGCAAAGAGCCACCAGGTCCTCCCTAACAGGAAGGGGCAAAAAAGTGACACTATAACATGCTGGTtagaactttctgaaaataagctAAACCTGCCCACAGAACAGACTAACACAGCTCTCAGACAGCACACCAACCACTTGTGTTATACACAGTATAGACCAGAATATTTGCAGAGAGAAGAAGGGACTTTTCACTCTTTTCCACAAgcatctctccctgctgcaTGATTTGGAGTAGTGTGAGAATGGAAAGTTTCGTTTGGTTTtcgttttgggtttggggtttttttttttccttttttcaagaAGAAACTATTCTGCTTCTTACAATCCAACCTTGGTACATTTCTAAATCTTTCACCTTACTTGCAGTAGGAACCTGAAAACAGCTACAAAGATCAATCGCCCAGGTTGTTAATTCCAGAGATATTCCAGCCCACTCCAGTGTCCTTGGCAACATGACCATGTTTCACCAAGCCATAAACAGCAtagcagaaatacagaactgtCTCTGGGATGCTGTCACAAGTCTAGTATTATATATCTGTTGCCATGGCAGGGTTATACAAAGCTGGTTGTTTAAATATGGTCCAAGAGATCTGGATGTATTTTATGGCAATTTATAGTGCTGTCCGCACTAATCTACTttataaaaggaagaaactaTAAGTATCAATGGAATGGTAcaaccaaaacaatttttacGGTATTGACACATATTATTTATGTGCTTTAAAATCATCCAGAGATAggcatttttataatttcttcaaaacctctttttgaaaatgcagtatACAATGCTTATTTTatagtgatttctttttaagactgACTAAATAGAGGCTCTTTGGActcagaaaaagagcagaacatACAGATCAAAGGGATTAAGGactcagtattttctgtgacCCTTGGTTCATTTACAGGGCACAAGCAGAGCATCAAGTTCATTCATGATTTCCATCTcatctcttccccccacccatgCACACCCCAGCCTCAGTATCACAGCCTGGTTTCATGGCCGTGGGCTGTGCCCTGCCCAGCGCAGCAGACTCTTCCAAAATGGGACGTATTATGCATTGAATGCAGAAAGTGGACCTCCCTAGAAACTTTCCATACTGAAAGGAGAAACTTGTGAACGCAAGCTCTATTTACTATCTTGTAAATAAATTAGTAGGCCATCAGGGAAAACTGTCCTTTTTCAACATATGCTAGACTTTGTTAGTTATCAGTTAACTGCTAAAGCTTTCCAGAACAATCAGGGTCTGACTGTGATCCAGCACTTATTAATATATTGAATATGTATGTCAAGCAGCTTATTTGATCATTTCTTTTAACTAGATTTAAGTTTccctttttggaaaaaatataccGAAGGAATGGAAATTTGTTCCATTCACAGTCTCTATGAAAAATAGGTTGAATCAGATTGGCCATCAGCTACAGATCAGTGTAGGCAAACAGGATGCCCTACATGGAGCAGCTTTAAGGTTTGACAGTAGTGACTCAGACTTTAAGTGTTCTACCTTGCCCCcgaaggaaagaaacattttcatagtttttctgtgtttcagtatAAAAATCAATCATTGCATCATCTTCAGGCATACTTTTGAAATGAATTAATGTCTCCCTCCTGCAGAAAGAAGCTTTCTTTATAGGACTTAAGAGTCCAGCAGACCCTGAATGTGAGTTTAGGAGACTAACTTTAACCTCTCCAATTTGGAAAACCTTCTCTAAGTGTATTCCCTgaaagagatatttttaaaattatcccAAATAGAACCAAAAATATGGCATAACATAGTATCATTCTCTTCCATATATTGAAAAGGCCATCCATGGAAGCCCGCTAGTACAGACATCCTATTGTTAGGCACAgcaaagcaggaaggaaattaAAGCTGAGATGGCGATGAATAGTACAAATTCTCCACCTTAGAACCCTAAATgccacctgtccctgcccacacTCTGAAGGAAAAGGCTTTCCGGATGTCCTCTCCTTTATGGTAGTGAAATgagtttgaaaagcaaaaatagatGACAATAGGTGGGAAAACTAGATGTTCTCATCTTCCATTCGGAGACACGGGTTGATTGTATCAGCGAGTGTGATGTCTGTAAATGAAGCTTTATGAGATGAAATCTTTAGTCATTAAACACAGGCAGAAATTGCAAAACAGGTTCTTGCTTAATATTCATTGGGTGATTTAAATTTGTCTTGGATGCTCAGAAACAAAGTCAGAGAGGAGTTAAGGTTATCCCTTGGCTTTCTTTGAATAAATACAGCCTCAGAAGTTTTAGTcacaaaaagaacatttacatCACCAAGAACTGATGTGCTTATTTTGGGAATGAACTCATTTCCCCTTATTTGTCAAAACAGTCCCAGAAAGTACTTTCTTGAAAGATCCCAAAGATAATCAACATTTAAATTCTACTGAGCACTTCCCTTCAATTTCTTTGAACAGCCTAAACACCACAGAGCCTTAAAGCACTTACCTAAGCTAGTTTGGTGACCAGCTTTCAGATGGCCCTTTTcactaatgaaattaaaaatagctttagtAAAAAATGAGATGCAGTAATGTAATCCTCTCAGGATCACTCTAGACTTGTATGCagagaagaacagaacagaatagcaATGTTTCTCTTCAAAGTTTGTTACTCAGCCAGAGTACTAACGTGACAGCACACCTGCCTATGAACTTGACGTTGCTTGAGTCACAagggattttggtttttttcaagttactGTGGTCAGAGGGCTTCTGTTATTAGAGgacagcctttaaaaataaaacaaaataaacactcTGCATAATGGTACTAACTTAGTAACCTGTGAATTTCATACCACTTATGGAAAAAGTCTGTACTATATTTGCTGTAGCAAATGGTTTGTCAACCATGAAGGCTGAGAAGCCAGCTTTAGAGATAGAGAAGACACTTGCTGTTGAACAGAATTTGATCAGCCATGAGTCTGACCAAGACAACATGCTTACACATGCCAGTCTGAGGAAATAGCTAACACACTCAGGATGTCctaatgttgtggtttaaccccagctgctAATTAAGTGTtatgcagccactcgctcactcccccctcacccaggggtatggggaggagaattggaaaggaatgtaaaactcaagggttgaaATGAGAACAATTtgctaattaaaataagaacaagaaaacaatagtaatgataacaataacagttataatgaaaaggagggaggaggagagaggaatgaaatccgAAGGGAAGGGAGACGAGAACTAAtaatgcacaatacaactgctcaccacctgctgaccaatgcccagccagtccccaggcaaTGACCTGCCACCTTGGCCAACCCCCTCCAAGTTTATATAGCGACCATGCTATCCCATGGTACGGAATACCTCTTTAGCCAGTTTggttcagctgtcctggccatgtcccctcccaatgtcctatgcccctccagccttcctgccagcaaggcctgagaaaccaaaaagtccccAACCACACTGTTCCCACACCaaccccaaacacagcactgcactagccaccaagaagaaaattaaccatATCCCACCTGAAACTAGGA contains:
- the RGS1 gene encoding regulator of G-protein signaling 1, translating into MPGFFFPHSNMTELNGKDDCKLAEGKIHKKKQKAFGADLKNYLKCMVPRIESGIKTSNSRNFMLSAEEVIQWSQSLEKLLASQSGQGVFREFLKSEFSEENIEFWLACEDYKKTKSDHLQGKAERIYEEFVQSDAIKQINIDYQMREATAKRAQDPTHTSFDEAQKTVYILMERDSYPRFLKSKAYLNLLNQLQTNTSK